One part of the Lycium ferocissimum isolate CSIRO_LF1 chromosome 8, AGI_CSIRO_Lferr_CH_V1, whole genome shotgun sequence genome encodes these proteins:
- the LOC132067929 gene encoding cyclic dof factor 1-like, whose protein sequence is MSEVRDPEIKLFGKTIGMTRETNCINLHDYHTSFSPLSTASFDDKITSQGEFTQSKQDNELVDPTADSSVEPEASSGIIDDLKMQDTDKEASSPKSIEEEDSSVEEKTLKKPDKLVPCPRCNSMETKFCYYNNYNVNQPRYFCKNCQRYWTAGGTMRNVPVGSGRRKNKNSSTSNYHHGMHLPALRPNGTVLTFGSDKVPSSDSMVSVLNLAEKEIGSDQSNGPCSTASSVTEQEQNSSTDWKNSQAFPPQVPYFQGAPWPYSGFPVSFYPATPYWGCTVANPWNVPWLSSDQSAQNTCPTSPTLGKHARDNPSQSGREGERCVLIPKTLRIDDPNEAAKSSIWSTLGIKNEKINSVRGATLFRAFNPKADERNHESDASLVLQANPAALSRSLNFRECTQ, encoded by the exons ATGTCTGAAGTTCGAGACCCTGAGATTAAGCTGTTTGGTAAAACAATTGGTATGACACGAGAAACCAATTGTATtaatcttcatgattatcatacAAGCTTCTCTCCTCTTTCAACTGCTTCATTTGATGATAAG ATCACTTCACAAGGAGAATTTACACAAAGCAAACAAGATAATGAACTTGTCGATCCAACTGCAGACTCGTCGGTTGAACCAGAAGCATCATCTGGTATAATCGATGACCTGAAGATGCAGGACACAGATAAAGAAGCATCATCACCAAAATCAATCGAGGAGGAAGATTCGAGTGTGGAGGAAAAGACACTCAAGAAGCCTGACAAATTAGTTCCATGTCCACGATGTAATAGCATGGAAACAAAGTTCTGTTATTATAACAATTACAACGTCAACCAGCCCCGTTATTTCTGCAAGAACTGCCAGAGATATTGGACAGCTGGAGGAACAATGAGAAATGTGCCTGTTGGTTCTGGTCGCcgaaagaacaaaaattcttcaacttcaaattatCATCATGGAATGCACCTTCCTGCTTTAAGGCCAAATGGGACTGTCCTTACATTTGGATCAGATAAAGTACCCTCTAGTGATTCAATGGTTTCCGTACTAAACCTAGCTGAGAAAGAAATTGGGAGTGATCAATCAAATGGACCTTGTAGTACAGCTTCAAGTGTAACTGAACAAGAACAAAATTCCAGTACTGATTGGAAGAATTCCCAGGCATTTCCTCCTCAAGTACCTTATTTTCAAGGCGCTCCGTGGCCTTATTCTGGCTTTCCGGTATCATTCTATCCAGCAACACCCTACTGGGGTTGCACAGTAGCAAACCCTTGGAATGTACCGTGGCTTTCGTCTGATCAATCTGCCCAGAACACCTGTCCCACTTCACCGACGTTAGGGAAACATGCTCGGGACAATCCATCACAATCAGGGAGAGAAGGAGAGAGATGTGTACTGATTCCTAAGACGTTAAGGATTGATGATCCAAATGAAGCGGCTAAAAGTTCTATCTGGTCAACACTAGGTATCAAGAACGAAAAGATCAATTCGGTTCGTGGGGCAACACTCTTCAGGGCCTTTAATCCAAAAGCTGATGAGAGAAACCATGAATCTGATGCTTCTTTAGTCCTGCAAGCTAATCCTGCAGCCTTGTCTCGATCACTTAATTTCCGCGAGTGCACACAATAA